In a genomic window of Tursiops truncatus isolate mTurTru1 chromosome 7, mTurTru1.mat.Y, whole genome shotgun sequence:
- the CRYBA2 gene encoding beta-crystallin A2 yields the protein MSSAPAQGPAPASLTLWDEEDFQGRRSRLLSDCTNIGERVGLRRVRSVKVENGAWVAFEYPDFQGQQFILEKGDYPRWSAWSGSGGHHSDQLLSFRPVLCANHSDSRVTLFEGENFQGCKFELNDDYPSLPSMGWASKDVGSLKVSSGAWVAYQYPGYRGYQYVLEQDRHSGEFRNYSEFGTQAHTGQLQSIRRVQH from the exons ATGAGCAGCGCCCCCGCGCAGGGCCCAGCGCCCGCCAGCCTCACGCTTTGGGATGAGGAGGACTTCCAGGGCCGCCGCAGCCGGCTGCTGAGCGACTGCACCAACATCGGCGAGCGCGTAGGCCTGCGCCGGGTGCGCTCGGTCAAGGTGGAAAATGGCGC TTGGGTGGCCTTCGAGTACCCCGACTTCCAGGGACAGCAGTTCATTCTGGAGAAAGGTGACTATCCTCGCTGGAGTGCCTGGAGCGGCAGTGGCGGCCACCACAGCGACCAGCTGCTGTCCTTCCGGCCCGTGCTCTGCGCG AACCACAGTGACAGCCGTGTGACACTTTTTGAGGGAGAAAACTTCCAGGGCTGCAAGTTTGAACTCAATGATGACTACCCATCCCTGCCTTCCATGGGCTGGGCCAGCAAGGATGTGGGTTCCCTCAAAGTCAGCTCTGGAGC GTGGGTGGCCTACCAGTACCCAGGCTACCGGGGCTACCAGTATGTATTGGAGCAGGACCGCCACAGCGGGGAGTTCCGTAACTACAGTGAATTCGGCACGCAGGCCCACACTGGACAGCTGCAGTCCATTCGGAGAGTCCAGCACTAG
- the FEV gene encoding protein FEV, translating to MRQSGASQPLLINMYLPDPVGDGLFKEGKSPGWGPLSPAVQKGSGQIQLWQFLLELLADRANAGCIAWEGGHGEFKLTDPDEVARRWGERKSKPNMNYDKLSRALRYYYDKNIMSKVHGKRYAYRFDFQGLAQACQPPPAHAHAAAAAAAAAAAAAQEGALYKLQPSLAPLPFPGLSKLNLMAASAGVAPAGFSYWPGPGPAAAAAAATAALYPSPGLQPPSGPFGAVAAASHLGGHYH from the exons ATGAGACAGAGCGGCGCCTCCCAACCCCTGCTGATCAACATGTACCTGCCAG ATCCCGTCGGAGACGGTCTCTTCAAGGAAGGAAAGAGCCCGGGGTGGGGGCCGCTGAGCCCCGCGGTACAAAAAG GCAGCGGCCAGATCCAGCTGTGGCAGTTTCTGCTAGAGCTGCTGGCTGACCGCGCGAACGCCGGCTGCATCGCGTGGGAGGGTGGCCACGGCGAGTTCAAGCTCACGGACCCAGACGAGGTGGCGCGGCGCTGGGGCGAGCGCAAGAGCAAGCCCAACATGAACTACGACAAGCTGAGCCGCGCGCTGCGCTACTACTATGACAAGAACATCATGAGCAAGGTGCACGGCAAGCGCTACGCCTACCGCTTCGACTTCCAGGGCCTGGCGCAGGCCTGCCAGCCGCCCCCCGCGCACGCtcacgccgccgccgccgccgccgccgccgcggccgccgccgcccagGAAGGCGCACTCTACAAGCtgcagcccagcctggccccacTGCCCTTCCCCGGCCTCTCCAAACTCAACCTCATGGCCGCCTCGGCCGGCGTCGCGCCCGCCGGCTTCTCCTACTGGCCGGGTccgggccccgccgccgccgccgccgccgccaccgccgcgcTCTACCCCAGCCCCGGGTTGCAGCCCCCGTCCGGGCCCTTCGGCGCGGTGGCCGCCGCCTCGCACCTGGGGGGCCATTACCACTAG